A window of Leptospira brenneri contains these coding sequences:
- a CDS encoding N-acetyl sugar amidotransferase, which produces MEKIQYPEEVDLSKFQTDEPNEVYYGLPKKVAFCKKCVISNQRPNSAVEYKHTKDSKKATIHFDENGICDACNFTERKRHTIDWNLREKQLRELCDKHRKTDGSYDCIVPGSGGKDSFYASHILKTKYGMHPLTVTWAPHVYTDWGWKNFQSWIHAGHDNYLMTPNGRVHRLLTRLSTELLFHPFQAFMFGQKSLAPKMALLFDIPLVFYGENEAEYGNPIGDTESAQRDWSYFTVEDKSKVFLGGVSVQDLTEQFGVDRNDLQPYLPADPTQIQKKGIEVHYLGYYLKWHPQSAYYYAVEHGGFQASPERTPGTYSKYNSIDDRIDDFHYFTTGIKFGIGRASYDAAQEIRSADITREEGVALVKKFDHEFPERFADEIFSYLSLPDTEFPTASKMFEKPIMDREYFRLLTNQFRSPHLWKFEEGKWRLRHGL; this is translated from the coding sequence ATGGAAAAAATTCAATACCCTGAAGAAGTCGATTTGAGTAAGTTTCAAACAGACGAGCCGAATGAAGTTTACTATGGACTTCCAAAGAAAGTAGCATTTTGTAAAAAATGCGTAATCTCAAACCAACGGCCAAATTCTGCCGTTGAGTATAAGCACACAAAAGATTCGAAGAAAGCTACTATTCATTTTGATGAAAATGGAATTTGCGATGCTTGTAATTTTACAGAAAGAAAGCGACATACGATTGATTGGAATTTGCGCGAAAAACAATTGCGTGAACTTTGTGATAAACATCGTAAGACGGACGGATCTTATGATTGTATAGTTCCTGGCTCAGGTGGCAAAGACAGTTTTTATGCTTCCCATATATTGAAAACAAAATATGGTATGCACCCTCTTACTGTTACTTGGGCGCCTCATGTCTATACCGATTGGGGCTGGAAAAATTTCCAATCTTGGATCCATGCTGGCCACGACAACTATTTGATGACTCCCAATGGAAGAGTACATCGATTGCTAACTCGATTATCAACAGAGTTGCTGTTTCACCCGTTTCAAGCATTTATGTTTGGTCAGAAGTCTCTTGCTCCAAAAATGGCACTTCTGTTTGACATTCCACTTGTTTTCTATGGAGAGAATGAGGCAGAATACGGAAATCCGATCGGTGATACAGAGTCCGCACAGAGGGATTGGTCTTATTTTACGGTGGAGGATAAGTCAAAGGTCTTCCTTGGCGGTGTTTCTGTTCAGGATTTGACAGAACAATTTGGAGTCGATAGAAATGACTTACAACCGTATTTACCTGCTGACCCAACACAGATCCAGAAGAAAGGAATCGAAGTGCACTATCTAGGATATTACTTAAAGTGGCATCCGCAAAGTGCATATTACTATGCAGTTGAGCATGGTGGATTTCAAGCTTCACCTGAGAGAACTCCGGGAACTTACAGTAAGTATAATAGTATTGATGATCGTATTGATGATTTTCATTACTTTACTACGGGAATAAAGTTCGGGATAGGTCGCGCAAGTTATGACGCAGCTCAAGAGATAAGATCTGCTGATATTACAAGAGAGGAAGGTGTCGCACTTGTAAAGAAGTTCGATCATGAATTCCCGGAGCGGTTTGCTGATGAAATTTTTAGTTATCTTAGTTTGCCTGATACCGAATTTCCAACAGCAAGTAAGATGTTTGAAAAACCGATAATGGATCGGGAATATTTTCGCCTCCTTACAAATCAGTTTCGATCCCCTCATCTTTGGAAATTTGAAGAAGGAAAATGGCGATTGCGACATGGTCTTTGA
- a CDS encoding nucleotidyltransferase family protein, giving the protein MNWKKAILRPDDSIEKVIQNLDQTGLQVVLVVDESNSLLGTITDGDIRRGLLKGLDLSQPVHLIMKPNSFVVLPSMSRELVLQLMKANKIHQIPIVDEDRKVLGLHVMDEILQPNQLENLFVIMAGGKGVRLRPYTENCPKPMLPVAGKPMLEHIIEKAMMEGFRNFLISVFYLGHMIEDYFKDGSDRGIRIEYVREETPLGTAGALGYIKEKPTAPFIVTNGDVMTDIRYSELLEFHCKNGAAATMSVRMHEWQHPFGVVRIKGVDILGFEEKPIHRTHVNAGIYALEPQTLDHLEAGQKCDMPTLFTRLGEAGNRIIVYPMHEPWVDVGRKEDLAKIRGE; this is encoded by the coding sequence ATGAATTGGAAAAAAGCTATATTGCGTCCGGATGACTCGATTGAGAAAGTAATTCAAAATCTTGATCAAACTGGTCTTCAAGTAGTGTTAGTTGTTGATGAATCAAATTCATTGTTAGGAACTATCACTGATGGTGATATCAGGCGAGGTCTTTTGAAGGGGCTAGATCTGTCACAACCAGTTCATTTGATCATGAAACCAAACTCTTTTGTTGTACTTCCTTCTATGAGTCGGGAATTGGTTCTTCAGCTCATGAAGGCAAACAAAATTCATCAAATTCCAATAGTTGATGAGGATCGAAAGGTTTTGGGTTTGCATGTAATGGATGAAATTCTGCAGCCGAACCAATTGGAAAACTTATTTGTAATTATGGCCGGAGGAAAAGGCGTTAGACTTCGACCTTATACTGAGAATTGCCCGAAACCGATGTTACCTGTTGCCGGCAAACCCATGCTTGAACATATCATTGAAAAGGCAATGATGGAAGGATTCCGTAATTTTCTGATCTCGGTTTTTTATCTAGGTCACATGATTGAAGATTACTTTAAAGACGGTTCTGATCGTGGAATCCGTATTGAATATGTCCGAGAGGAGACACCTTTAGGAACCGCGGGAGCGTTGGGATATATCAAGGAAAAACCAACTGCTCCATTCATTGTGACAAATGGCGATGTCATGACAGACATTCGTTACAGTGAGTTACTAGAATTTCATTGTAAAAATGGTGCTGCTGCAACAATGTCCGTAAGAATGCACGAATGGCAGCATCCCTTTGGTGTCGTGCGAATTAAAGGTGTCGATATCCTCGGTTTCGAAGAAAAACCGATCCACCGCACGCACGTTAATGCAGGAATTTACGCGCTTGAGCCACAAACTCTAGATCATCTTGAGGCTGGCCAAAAATGTGACATGCCGACTTTGTTCACTCGTTTGGGGGAAGCTGGAAACCGTATCATTGTCTATCCTATGCATGAACCGTGGGTAGATGTCGGCAGAAAAGAAGATCTCGCGAAGATACGCGGAGAGTAG